From one Nocardioides sp. Kera G14 genomic stretch:
- a CDS encoding DUF3352 domain-containing protein, translating into MKGWILGGGAAVVAVGAGAATWAAVSFFGAGPQPSDVMPADTIAYVSVDLDPSGSQKIAALRLANKFPALKKEIGLSTSDDIRRKLVESFAKDSGCTIDYSKDVQPWLGSTIGFGLVGASDPQPVFALEIKDEDKAKTGAEKLLSCGDGDDELGFEADGDFLVFAKDKTQAHNTITAAKKGSLSDSDDFKKWTSAAGDSGILTAYAAPKAGDALATEFGSLTSDLSGLSGDGLGELGGLSSDDSQGSGPSWCPGAGGTGATTSMLKKFGGGGATLRFSDHGLELEFAGDFGASTSGAKKASVTDLPADVGAAFGMGFADGWLDKTLTSLKETCGDQFDPQSLYEAINSFTGLDAPADLETLTSDSVQLVVGPKIDVEALINSADPSALPVALRVKGDPDKIKTVVGKLAKLAPGSPVFDPKAGAGSVTIGFDPDLRDQVAAGGKLGDDASFKSVVPNADKANSVLFISLARLSSAIVKAAGGDNEVAANVEPLKAFGVSGWLEGKVSHGELILSTD; encoded by the coding sequence ATGAAGGGCTGGATTCTCGGGGGCGGCGCAGCCGTCGTCGCAGTCGGCGCAGGAGCGGCCACCTGGGCGGCGGTGTCGTTCTTCGGAGCGGGCCCCCAGCCATCGGACGTGATGCCCGCCGACACGATCGCCTACGTCTCGGTCGACCTCGACCCGAGTGGCAGCCAGAAGATCGCCGCCCTCCGGCTGGCGAACAAGTTCCCCGCGCTGAAGAAGGAGATCGGACTCTCCACCAGCGACGACATCCGCCGGAAGCTCGTCGAGTCCTTCGCCAAGGACTCCGGCTGCACGATCGACTACAGCAAGGACGTCCAGCCCTGGCTCGGCTCGACGATCGGCTTCGGGCTCGTCGGCGCCAGCGACCCGCAGCCCGTCTTCGCCCTCGAGATCAAGGATGAGGACAAGGCCAAGACCGGCGCGGAGAAGCTGCTCAGCTGCGGCGACGGCGACGACGAGCTCGGCTTCGAGGCCGACGGAGACTTCCTGGTCTTCGCCAAGGACAAGACCCAGGCGCACAACACGATCACCGCGGCGAAGAAGGGCTCGCTGTCCGACAGCGACGACTTCAAGAAGTGGACCTCTGCCGCTGGAGACTCCGGCATCCTGACGGCGTACGCCGCCCCGAAGGCCGGCGATGCGCTGGCGACCGAGTTCGGCAGCCTCACCTCCGACCTCTCGGGCCTGTCCGGTGACGGGCTCGGTGAGCTCGGTGGCCTCAGCTCTGACGACTCCCAGGGCTCCGGACCCAGCTGGTGCCCGGGCGCCGGCGGCACCGGTGCCACCACGAGCATGCTCAAGAAGTTCGGCGGTGGTGGCGCGACGCTGCGCTTCAGCGACCACGGCCTGGAGCTGGAGTTCGCCGGCGACTTCGGTGCGTCCACCAGCGGCGCCAAGAAGGCCAGCGTCACGGACCTTCCCGCGGATGTGGGTGCCGCGTTCGGCATGGGCTTCGCCGACGGCTGGCTCGACAAGACGCTCACCAGCCTCAAGGAGACCTGCGGCGACCAGTTCGACCCGCAGTCGCTCTACGAGGCGATCAACAGCTTCACCGGCCTCGACGCGCCGGCCGACCTCGAGACGCTGACGAGCGACTCCGTGCAGCTCGTCGTCGGGCCGAAGATCGACGTGGAGGCGCTGATCAACTCGGCCGACCCGTCCGCGCTGCCGGTCGCGCTGCGCGTGAAGGGGGACCCGGACAAGATCAAGACCGTCGTCGGGAAGCTCGCCAAGCTGGCTCCCGGCAGCCCCGTCTTCGATCCGAAGGCCGGCGCCGGCTCGGTGACCATCGGCTTCGACCCGGACCTGCGCGACCAGGTGGCCGCGGGTGGCAAGCTCGGCGACGACGCGAGCTTCAAGTCCGTGGTTCCGAACGCCGACAAGGCGAACTCGGTCCTCTTCATCAGCCTCGCCCGCCTCTCCTCAGCCATCGTGAAGGCCGCGGGCGGCGACAACGAGGTCGCCGCCAACGTGGAGCCGCTCAAGGCGTTCGGTGTCAGCGGCTGGCTCGAGGGCAAGGTCAGCCACGGCGAGCTGATCCTCTCCACCGACTAG
- the hisD gene encoding histidinol dehydrogenase, whose amino-acid sequence MIRRIDLRGAEGALDYRSAVPRAEFDIEKATHLVQPILDAVRERGVEAVLEFNARFDGVEQSGLRVPVETLSRALEELDPEIRAGLEESVARLRRTCTNELESDAVTDLGPGARVTHRKVPVGRVGLYVPGGLAPLVSSVLMNTVPAQVAGVRSIALASPAQKEFGGLPHPTIMAACALLGVDEVYAAGGAQAIGLFAYGDLAAGIAPVDLITGPGNIYVVTAKRLVKGTVGIDSEAGPTEIAILADDSADAAFVAADLISQAEHDPLAAAVLVTDSESLATDVEAELDKQVSATKHAERIRTSLSGSQSGIVVVDDVEQGIAVVDAYAAEHLEIQTRDAAEVAARINNAGAIFVGGFAPVSLGDYCAGSNHVLPTGGCACHSSGLSVRAFTKSIHVIDYSRQGLADVKDHVVRLANAEDLPGHGAAVSVRFANDEA is encoded by the coding sequence ATGATCCGCCGTATCGACCTCCGTGGCGCTGAAGGCGCCCTCGACTACCGCTCGGCCGTGCCGCGCGCGGAGTTCGACATCGAGAAGGCGACGCATCTGGTCCAGCCGATCCTCGACGCCGTCCGCGAGCGGGGCGTCGAGGCCGTCCTCGAGTTCAACGCGAGGTTCGACGGCGTCGAGCAGAGCGGCCTGCGGGTCCCGGTCGAGACGCTGTCCCGCGCCCTGGAGGAGCTCGACCCGGAGATCCGCGCCGGCCTCGAGGAGTCGGTCGCACGGCTGCGCAGAACGTGCACGAACGAGCTCGAGTCTGACGCCGTCACCGACCTCGGTCCCGGCGCCCGCGTCACCCACCGCAAGGTGCCGGTCGGCCGCGTCGGTCTCTATGTCCCGGGCGGCCTGGCCCCGCTGGTCTCCTCGGTCCTGATGAACACGGTGCCGGCCCAGGTCGCGGGCGTCCGCTCCATCGCGCTCGCGTCACCCGCGCAGAAGGAGTTCGGTGGCCTGCCGCACCCCACGATCATGGCCGCCTGCGCACTGCTCGGCGTCGACGAGGTCTACGCCGCCGGCGGTGCCCAGGCGATCGGCCTCTTCGCGTACGGCGACCTGGCAGCCGGCATCGCGCCCGTCGACCTGATCACCGGTCCGGGCAACATCTACGTCGTCACCGCGAAGCGCCTGGTGAAGGGCACGGTCGGCATCGACTCCGAGGCCGGCCCGACCGAGATCGCGATCCTCGCCGACGACAGCGCCGACGCCGCCTTCGTGGCCGCCGACCTGATCAGCCAGGCCGAGCACGACCCGCTCGCCGCAGCCGTCCTCGTCACCGACTCGGAGAGCCTCGCGACGGACGTCGAGGCGGAGCTGGACAAGCAGGTCTCGGCGACGAAGCACGCCGAGAGGATCCGGACCAGCCTCTCCGGTTCGCAGTCCGGCATCGTCGTCGTCGACGACGTGGAGCAGGGCATCGCCGTCGTCGACGCGTACGCCGCCGAGCACCTCGAGATCCAGACCCGTGACGCTGCGGAGGTCGCTGCCCGGATCAACAACGCGGGTGCGATCTTCGTCGGCGGCTTCGCGCCGGTCAGCCTCGGTGACTACTGCGCCGGCTCCAACCACGTGCTGCCCACCGGCGGCTGCGCCTGCCACTCCTCGGGTCTCTCCGTGCGCGCGTTCACGAAGAGCATCCACGTGATCGACTACAGCCGCCAGGGCCTCGCCGACGTCAAGGACCACGTGGTCCGGCTGGCCAACGCCGAGGACCTCCCCGGCCACGGCGCGGCCGTGTCGGTGCGCTTCGCGAACGACGAGGCGTAG
- a CDS encoding LON peptidase substrate-binding domain-containing protein: MTVALPMFPLNSVLYPGVSVPLHVFEDRYRALVHHLLRIEDPAERVFGTVAIREGYEVGDHGAQSLYRVGVRLQLTEVEAHPDGSFDIVALGRDRIRLDGLMTNGEFPVGEVSDRPAPTVDVPEDVLTRARATFTAYRAAVTDLRGDPYSGLLPKDAEYLSWTLAAVAPLPLAERQTLLEADDAGERIALVTDYLRSELEAINVIPSLPATEVARTRWSPN, encoded by the coding sequence GTGACGGTCGCGCTGCCGATGTTCCCGCTCAATTCGGTGCTCTATCCGGGCGTGAGCGTGCCGCTGCACGTCTTTGAGGACCGCTACCGGGCACTCGTCCACCACCTGCTCCGCATCGAGGACCCGGCAGAGCGCGTCTTCGGCACCGTCGCGATCCGCGAGGGGTACGAGGTGGGCGACCACGGGGCGCAGTCGCTCTACCGCGTCGGCGTACGACTGCAGCTGACGGAGGTGGAGGCCCACCCGGACGGCTCCTTCGACATCGTCGCCCTCGGCCGCGACCGGATCCGTCTCGACGGCCTGATGACCAACGGCGAGTTCCCGGTCGGCGAGGTGAGTGACCGACCCGCGCCGACCGTCGACGTCCCGGAGGACGTCCTGACCCGGGCCCGTGCCACCTTCACCGCCTATCGCGCGGCGGTGACGGACCTTCGCGGCGACCCGTACAGCGGGCTCCTGCCGAAGGACGCGGAGTACCTCTCCTGGACGCTCGCCGCGGTGGCGCCGCTGCCCCTCGCCGAGCGGCAGACGCTGCTCGAGGCCGACGACGCGGGTGAGCGGATCGCCCTGGTCACCGACTACCTGCGCAGTGAGCTCGAGGCGATCAACGTGATCCCCTCGCTCCCCGCCACCGAGGTGGCGCGCACCCGCTGGTCCCCGAACTAG
- a CDS encoding histidinol-phosphate transaminase: MSSYQPPLRDELKGIEPYGAPQLDVPVQLNVNENPYGPSEATVRDIADSVARAAATLNRYPDREFTELRRELAGYLTPDSGSTPIAPEMVWAANGSNEVMLQLLQAFGGPGRTALSFAPTYSMYPEYARDTNTTWIAGTREEDFSLDLEKARDLIAEVRPSVVLLPSPNNPTGTALDPKAIAVIAEALGDSGVLVVDEAYGEFRRDGVPSALELLSTYDNLIVTRTMSKAFAGAGLRLGYLAAHPAITDAIRVVRLPYHLSAVTQAAALAALRHREELLAKVDELRQERDALVAWLRGQGHQVADSDANYVFFGTFPDRHAVWQGLLDRGVLIRETGPDGWLRVSVGTPEEMTAFKNALLEVVTP; this comes from the coding sequence ATGTCGTCGTACCAGCCCCCGCTCCGCGACGAGTTGAAGGGGATCGAGCCCTACGGCGCGCCCCAGCTCGACGTTCCGGTCCAGCTCAACGTCAACGAGAACCCGTACGGACCGAGCGAAGCGACGGTTCGGGACATCGCCGACTCCGTCGCGCGCGCAGCGGCGACGCTCAACCGCTACCCGGACCGCGAGTTCACGGAGCTTCGTCGTGAGCTGGCGGGCTACCTGACCCCCGATTCGGGAAGCACGCCCATCGCCCCGGAGATGGTCTGGGCCGCGAACGGATCCAACGAGGTCATGCTCCAGCTCCTGCAGGCCTTCGGCGGCCCGGGACGCACCGCCTTGAGCTTCGCGCCGACCTACTCGATGTATCCGGAGTACGCCCGCGACACCAACACCACCTGGATTGCCGGGACGCGCGAGGAGGACTTCAGCCTCGACCTCGAGAAGGCACGAGACCTGATCGCGGAGGTGAGGCCGAGCGTCGTGCTGCTCCCGAGCCCGAACAACCCCACGGGCACTGCGCTCGACCCGAAGGCGATCGCCGTCATCGCCGAGGCTCTGGGCGACAGCGGTGTCCTCGTCGTCGACGAGGCGTACGGGGAGTTCCGCCGCGACGGAGTCCCGAGCGCGCTCGAGCTGCTGTCGACGTACGACAACCTCATCGTCACCAGGACGATGTCCAAGGCGTTCGCGGGAGCCGGGCTGCGCCTGGGCTATCTGGCTGCGCACCCGGCGATCACCGACGCGATCCGCGTGGTGCGGCTGCCCTACCACCTCAGCGCCGTCACGCAGGCCGCCGCCCTCGCCGCGCTCCGTCACCGCGAGGAGCTCTTGGCCAAGGTCGACGAGCTCCGCCAGGAGCGGGACGCCCTCGTCGCGTGGCTCCGCGGCCAGGGCCACCAGGTGGCCGACTCCGACGCCAACTACGTCTTCTTCGGGACCTTCCCCGACCGCCATGCCGTCTGGCAGGGCCTGCTGGATCGCGGTGTGCTGATCCGCGAGACTGGCCCCGACGGCTGGCTCCGCGTCTCCGTCGGCACGCCCGAGGAGATGACCGCCTTCAAGAACGCACTACTGGAAGTTGTGACGCCATGA